The Gemmatimonadaceae bacterium sequence AGATGCGGGCGCCGGGGGGCAGCTGGCCCCAGACGATGACGCGGCGGAGATCGAGGTAGGCGCGCGAGACGTGGTCGCTGCGTTCGCCGCCGGGCTCGGCGGCGCGATGCGGCCGCGCCGGGGGTTTGGAAGCGGAAGGAGCAGCAGTGCGCGGCACGATGACCAAGGATATCCGGGATGTTCGGGGGAAGCAAGCAAATCGCAGGGGTGGGGGGAGGGCCGGATCGGTCACCAGTTTGGTCGACCATTGTGGTATTCCGAATTGCACTCTATGTTGGCGCGACCAGATCCGCCGTCGGGCCGCACCGCCATCCACCCCACAGGAGCCCGGTATGGGATACGTCTTCCGTCAGCAGGTTACCCGACGAATGCGGCTCGCCGTTTGCGCCGCACTCGGCATCGCGCTGGCATTTCCGGCGCCGGCCGCGCACGCCGCGAGCGTGCACCATCGATCACCTGCCAACGATGCCGGCGGCCGCCCGGCCGTGACGATCGTTGGGCACGTCGTCGACTCGACATCGAACGCGCCCGTCGCTGGCGCCTCGGTGCAGGTCGAAGGGACGCAACTCGGCGCCGTCACCGATGACGCCGGCGAGTATCGCATCTCCGGCGTTCCGCAGGGACAACAGACGCTCATGGCGCGACGAGTCGGATATGCGGCACGCCGCCACACCGTCACCGTCGGCACGGACGGGCAGCTGACCGTGGACTTCGCGCTGCCTCCGGCCGCCACCTCGCTGGACGCGGTGATCGTCACCGGGACCGCGGGCGGCCAACAGCAGCGCGAAATTGGCACCGCGGTCGGCACCGTCAACGCGCCCGACGTGTTGGCCAAGTCGCAGGCGTCAGACCTGAGCTCGCTGCTCAACTCGCGCGTGGCCGGCGTGAGCATCGTGCCCAGCACCGGTCGGTTAGGCTCGGGCCCGAACATCGAGATCCGCGGCATTTCGAGCCTCAGTCTCGACAATCAACCGCTCATCTACATCGATGGCGTCCGCGTCAGCAATCGCACGGGCGGCGGGCCGACGACATTCGGCAACGGCGGATTCGGAGCTCAGAACGCCGGCGTCGTTGGACGCTTGAACGACATCAATCCCGACGAGATCGAAAGCATCCAGATCATCAAGGGACCCGCGGCGGCAACCATCTACGGCACCGAAGCGGCCAATGGCGTGATCCAGATCATCACCAAGAAAGGGTCGAGCGGAAAGCCGGTCTTCAATTTCCAGATTCAACAAGGCGGCGTCTACTTCCGTGATCCCGAAGGTCGCATGCCGACCAACTTTGCGCCGGACAGCACGGGCGCCATCACGTCGTTCAATGCCATCAAGGCACAAGAGGCGGCGGGACACCCGGTCTTCACGACCGGCAAGACCTACGACTACAATGCGTCGGTTGCGGGCGGATTCTCGATCGGCAACTACTTCGTCTCGTCCAACTATCAGGACGAGCACGGCATCGAGCCGAACAACTTCATCACGCAGTATTCCGCGCACGCGAATTTGAATCTGACGCCGGACCCGAAGTATGCGATCGGGACGAGCCTCAACTACGTGCAGGGCAACTACCACACCGGCGCCGACGTGGGTCTGTCGGCCATGCTCGGTGCGGAACTGGGGCAGCCGAACATCTTCAGCGTACCGGGCGCCGACGGATTCTATCCCAACGTGCCGCCGAATGTCCCGCAGGCCTTGTTCGACAACAGCGACGACATTCACCGCTTCACGGGCAGTGCCACGTTCACGCACAATCCCATCAGCTGGTTCACCCAGCGACTGATCGTCGGTCTGGACTACACCAACGAAGACGGCAGAGGACTCGAGTATTTCGCGCCGCCGGCGCTCGCGCCGTTCACCCTCGGCAACGCCGCGGGTCGCATCGGCCAGACGCTGACATCGACGTCGCTCACCACCGCGGACTACAACGGCACGGCGAAGTTCAATCTCACGTCGGCCATCACGTCCGCGACATCGTTAGGCGGGCAGTGGTATCGCACGGCGCTGCACGAGAGTTTCCTGGGCGGCATCGGATTCCCGGGACCCGGCATCACGACGGTCTCGGGCACCGCGACCGCGCTGCCGTCGACCCAGGGCGACACGATCAACACGACGATCGGCGGCTATGGACAAGAGGAGATCGGCCTCAACGATCGGTTGTTCCTAACGGGTGCGCTGCGGGTCGACAACAACAGTGCGTTCGGCACGCAGTTTAAATGGATCACGTATCCCAAGGTGAGCGCCTCGTGGATCGTGAGCGAAGAACCGTTCTGGCACCTCGCGTTCGTCAACTCGCTCAAGCTCCGCGCCGCATATGGCGAGTCGGGCCGTGCTCCGCTCGCGTTTTCGGCGCTCAGGTCGTACCTGCCCGTGCAGGGACCGGGCGGCACCAACGCGTTCACGGCGGGAGGCTTCGGCAATTCGAACTTGAAGCCGGAGCGCGGAAAGGAGCTCGAGGCGGGATTCGAGTCGGATCTCTGGGACCGCCTGCACCTCGATTTTACGTACTTCAACAAGCACACGACCGACGAGATCGTGGCGCAGCCGGTGGCGCCGTCGCTCGGCTTCACGGGCACGCAGTTCCAGAACCTCGGCCAGGTGAACAACCACGGCATCGAGCTCCAGGCGACGCTGCAGGTGCTCAAGATGCCGAACTTCGGATGGGACATCACGGGCAACTTCGCGACCGCCCACAACAAGATCATCAGCCTGGGCGGCCTGCCGTCGATCATCACGACGGCAGGGCAGGCGAACCGGGTCGGCTTCCCGATCGCCGCGTATTTCTCGCGGAAGGTGGTGTCGGCGACGGTGGATCCATCGACTGGCGCCGTGTCTAACGTGTTGTGCGCCGGCGGTGCGGGACAGGGTCCCGTCGACTGCGCGACCGCGCCGTTCGTGTTCATCGGATCGGCGACGCCGACCAACACCGGGTCCGTCGGCAATACCTTCACGTTCTTCAAGAAACTGCGCCTCTATGCGTTAGTCGATTGGAAGCGCGGCTATGTGCTGGCGAACAACATCGACCAGATCCGCTGCGACGGTCTCCTTGGCGTTGGCGAGTGCGACGTGAACTACCATCCGCAGAAGTACTCTCCGGTGTTCGTCGCCGAGGCGAGCGTCACTGGTTTCGTGAGCCAGACGCAGGATCAATTCTTCCAGGATGCGTCGTTCGTGAAGCTGCGCGAGGTATCGGCGACCTATTCGCTGCCGGACCACCTCCTGCCGGGCATCGACCATGCGTCGTTCACGATAGCGGCGCGCGAGCTCGCGCTCTGGACCAAGTTCAAAGGCCCCGACCCGGAGGTCGACCAGTTCGTCACCGGGCTCACGACCGGCAGTCAGGGTGTGATACCTCCGCTCAGCCGGTTCGTCGCCACCCTCAACCTGACCTTCTGAGCCATGCGAAACTCACATACCAGTAGAGGCGTCTCGGTTAGGCGCGTCGCGCGGCGCGGGTGGATGGCTTCGGCGCGCACCGTGATCGTGGCGTTGGCGGTGGTGTCGGTGTCCGCCGCATGCAACGACCTCACGACCCTCGAGCAATCGAACCCCGGTCAGTTAGGCCCGGATGTGTTCGCACCGCAGAACGCGGACCTCATCGTGAACAGCTCGCGCGGCGACTTCGAGTGCGCGTTCAACGAGTACATCGCGGCGAGCGGAATCTTCATGGACGAAATGTCCGACGCGATCTCGCAGACCGCCAATTTCGATCTCGATCGCCGCTCGATTACGCCCGATTCACCGTACGGAACGAACACGTGCGACAGCCAGCAACAGCCGGGCGTCTACACTCCACTCTCGGTCGCGCGTGCGTCCAACGATGTCGCGGTGCAGCATCTCGAGGGATGGACCGACGAACAGGTTCCCGACCGCTCTCACCTCATCGCCGTGGCGTCCGCGTACGGCGGCTACAGCCTCGTGCTCATGGGCGAGGGCATGTGCTCCGCGGCGTTCGATCTCGGTCCCGAGGAGCAGCCGCAACAGATCTTCGGTGATGCGATGGTCAGATTCGACACGGCCGTCGCTGCTGCGACGCGCGCGAACGATGCAACGACGCTCAATCTTGCGCTGCTCGGTCGTGCGCGGACCGAGCTGGATCTCGGGAATTCAGCGGACGCGGCGACCGATGCGGCACTGATTCCCGCAGGCTTCGAGGTCGACATCGATCACGATCCGACGGCGACGCGGCGCCAAAACCTGGTGTTCATCCAAACCATCCAGGCGCAGTTCGGGTCGATCGATACGTCGATCATCAACCGGTTCGTCGTGGACAGCGACCCGCGGATCGCCGTGACGTCGACGGGCGAGCTGGGCTCGGACGGCCACACCGTGGTTTGGTTTGCGAACAAGGACGCGACGGCAACCGCGCCGCAGGCACTCGCCAAGTTCTCGGAAGCGCAACTCATCATCGCGGAGAACGACGTCAACACGGGCGACCTGAACGACGCGGTGACCATCCTGAACACATTACGCAGTGCCGCCCACCAGCCGGCCTACAGCGGCGGCCTTACGGCTCCCGCGGTGATGGCGGACATCGTGGAACAGCGCCGCCGCGAGTTCTTCCTCGAGGGACACCGGCTCGGTGACATCCGGCGGCTCGGGCTGCCGTTGAGCCCCGCCACCGGCGCCCCGTACGTGAACGGCGGCACGTATGCCGACCAGGCGTGCTTCCCGCTGCCTAACGTGGAGCGCATCAACAACCCGAATCTCGATCGCGCCGCCCGTTGACGCCTTTCACTTCGTACTCCAGGAGATCGGACATGTCGTGTCGAAGACTGCCGCGCAGCGCCGCACGGATGATGCAGCACGTGCGGCGATCGCTGATCGGATTCCCGGCGCTCGTGCTCGCGGTCGCTTCCGTGCAGGCACAGGGCACGCGTTTCTTGCGACGGCCGACCGTCAGCCATGACATGGTCGCGTTCGAATACGGCGGCGACTTGTGGGTGGTGCCGCGCGCGGGAGGCGCCGCGCGACGGCTCACCAGCACGCCGTCCGTGGAAACCGATCCGGCATTCTCGCCGGACGGATCGATGCTCGCCTACACGGCGACGGTGGCAGGCAACGCCGACGTTTACGTGGTTCCTGTCGCCGGCGGCGAGCCCAAACGCCTAACGTACCACCCGGGCGGCGACTTCGTCCGCGGATGGACGCCCGATGGCAAGAAGGTGGTGTTCGCATCCTCGCGCGGCACGGTCCCGACGCCCGGGGCCAATTCGTTCCTGCGCATGTGGACGGTCGCGTCGACCGGCGGCATGCCCGAGCAGGTGCCAATGCCGCGCGCGTTCGCCGGCTCGTACTCGTCCGATGCGACGCACATGGCGTATCAACCGCTCGGTGTTGCGTTCTTCGCGGCGAACTGGGCGGAGCCGCAGTACAGTCAGTGGCGACGCTACCGCGGCGGACGCACCGAGCCGATTCACATCATGGATCTCGCCAACTACAGCGAGACCACGCTGCCGTGGGCGAACAGCAATGACACCGATCCGATGTGGGTTGGGCACACCATTTATTTCCTGTCCGATCGCGACGGCGTCGTGAATCTGTACTCGAACGAACAGGGCGCGTCACAGGTGACGGAGCTCACGCACAACCGCGATTACGACATCATGAGCGCGTCGGCCGGCCCCGACGCAATCGTGTACGAACAGGCCGGGTACATCCATCTGTTGGACATCGCGACCGGCCGCTCGCAGCAATTGAACATCACGGCCACCGGCGACTTCCCGTGGGCGCAGCCGCAGATGAAGCAGGTGGCGTCATACATCAGCAGCGCATCGCTGTCACCGACCGGGGTGCGCGCGGCGTTCGAAGCGCGCGGCGACATCTACACGGTCGCGGCGGACGGCAGTTACCGGAATCTCACGCAGAGCTCCGGCGTTCACGATCGGGATCCGGTGTGGTCGCCGGACGGCACGCACATCGCCTGGTTCTCGGATTCGACGGGCGAGTACCAACTCATGATCGGCGACCAGACCGGCGAGTCGGCGCCGCGCGCCATTCCCCTTCCATCGCCGGCATACTTCACGGCGCCTACCTGGTCGCCGGACGCGAAGCACATCACGATGCGCGACACGCATGCGAAGCTGTGGGTCGTGGACGTGACTAACGGTCACTTCGCGCCGATCGACTCGGACACGTTCGACGATCCGGGCCGCGGCTTCGATGCGGCGTGGTCGCCGGATTCGCGGTGGGTCGCCTACTCGAAATCGCTCCGCAGCCACATGCGCGCGATCTTCCTGTATTCGTTGGACGCCGGCAAAACCTACCAGATCACCGACGGTCTCGCCGATGCGGTCAGTCCTGCCTTTGATGCCGGCGGGAAGTATCTCTACTTCATGGCGAGCACGGACATCGCGCTCCGGATGGGCTGGCTGGATATGAGCGAGATGGATCATACGCTGCACCGGAGCGCATACCTCGTGGTGCTGGACGCGAACGATCCATCGCCGCTCACGCCGCCGCCGAGCGACGAGCCGCCGCGCAACGTGGCCGAGATGCCGGCGCAGATGCCGGCAGCGCACGCGGCGCCGCCTAACGCAGCGCGGGCAGCGCGGGCCGCCGGACCGGCACGGCCGGCCGCCGCGCCTGCCGGCGCCTCGCACGTCCAGATCGACATCGCGGGCATCGAGAGTCGCATCGTTCCGCTCGGCATCCCCGGCGCCGAGTATACGTCGCTCGTGCCGGGGAGCGCTGGGACGTTCTTCTACCTCGAGCGCCGTCCGCAACCGTCGATCGGGCGGCCGCCGCAGCAGCTCTGGGAATACGTGCTTGCCGCGCAGAAGCCGATGCCGTTCCTGGATGGCGTGCAATCGTACACGGTCTCGGCGGACGGCAAGAAAATTCTCTACGAGGCCGGACGCAATCATTGGGGCATCGTTCCCACCGACAAACCGGCCACGCCCGGCGAGGGATCGCTCAAGGTCGACCAGTTGGAGACGATGGTCGATCCGAAGGCGGAGTGGGCGGAGATCTTCCGCGAGACGTGGAGGACGCAGCGAGAGTTCTTCTACGACGCGAAGATGCACGGCAACGACTGGAACCAGATCTACGACAAGTACAAGGTCTTCGTGCCGTACCTGGAGCATCGCGCGGATCTTGACTATCTGATCGCGTCGGTGGGCGGCGAGCTCACCGTTGGGCACTCGTACATCGAATCCGAAGGCGACCTGCCCGATACCGCGCAGGTGAGCGTCGGACTGCTCGGCGCCGATCTGGCGCTGGACCACGGGCGCTACCGCATCCAGCACATCTACACCGCCGGCAGTTGGAACCCGCACCTGCAGGCGCCGCTCGCCGTGCCCGGTCTGAAAGTGGCCGAAGGCGACTATCTCCTCGAGGTGAACGGCAACGCGCTCGCGGCTCCGACGAATCCGTACAGCCTGTTCGTCGGCACGGCGGGCAAGCCGACCACGCTTCGCGTTAGTCACTCGCCGTCGACGGCCGGTTCGTGGCTCGTCACCGTCGAGCCGATTCCGGACGACGAACAGCTGCGCACGCAGGCGTGGGTGGATGAGAACCGGCGCACCGTCGACAAGCTGTCCGGCGGCAAGCTCGCCTACGTGTGGCTGCCGAACACGTCGGTTGCCGGATTCACCGCGTTCAACCGCTACTATTTCGCTCAGCAGGACAAGCAGGGCGTGGTGGTCGACGAGCGGTACAATCAGGGCGGTTCGGTTGCCGACTACATCGTCGATCAGATGTCGCGGCAGCTCATGGGATATTTCGCCGAGCGGGCGGGCGATGTGGTGACGATGCCGATGGTCGGCATCATGGGTCCGAAGGTGATGATCGTCAACGAGTCTGCCGGTTCGGGTGGCGACGCGTTGCCGTACTACTTCCGCGTCGCCAAGCTCGGCCCGCTCGTGGGCACGCGCACGTGGGGCGGATTGGTGGGCACGCTCGGCGTTCCATTGAGCGTCGACAACGGGGCGATCACCGCGCCCGACCTGGCGTTCTACGATGTCAACGGCAAGTGGGCGGTGGAGAACGAAGGCATCACGCCGGACATCGAGGTGACGGAGACGCCGGCCGACGTGATTCACGGCCACGATCCGCAGCTCGAGCGCGCGGTGGCTGAAGCGCTCAAGCTGCTCAAGGAGCACCCCGCGCCTAACGCTCCGCGGCCGGCGCCGATCGACCGTGTGACGACGGGCGTCGCCACCACGCGCTCGGGCGGCAATCAATGAGCAGGCATAGGCCGTTCGCGCGCGCCGCCGTGTTGGGCGCGCTGCTTTGCGGCGCATCGCCCGCGATCGCTCGCGCGCAGAAGGCGCCCGACTGGGCCGCGTTCGACAAGTACGTGGCCAAGGCCGCGCGCGACTGGCGGGTGCCGGGGATGGCCATCGCGGTGGTGAAGGACGATTCGCTCGTGTTCGCGAAGGGCTACGGCGTGATCGAGTTAGGCAAGCCGGAGCCCGTCAACGAGCATACGCGATTCGCGATCGGATCCACCACGAAGGCGATGACGTCGGCGGCGTTGGCGATGCTCGTGGACGAGGGCAAGATCAGCTGGGATGAACGCGTCATCGATATTCTCCCCGAGCTGCAGCTCTACGACTCGTACGCGACGCACGAGCTGACGGTGCGCGATTTGCTCACGCACCGCACCGGGCTGCCGGATACCGACCTGCTCTGGATCATTCCGCAGAACAATCTGAGCATGGATGAGATGATCCGGCGGCTTCGCTACGTGAAGCCTGAGTCGTCGTTCCGATCGCATTGGGATTATCAGAACGTCGTCTACGCGATCGGCGGATTGATCGTCGAGCGCGTCTCCGGGATGCCATGGAAGCGCTTCGTCGAAACGCGGCTGTGGGATCCCATCGGGATGCACGAATCGATTCCGCTGGTCGCGGAGCTTCACGGTCAGCCTAACGTCGCCGTGCCGCATGCGCTGGTGAACGACACCGTGCGCCGCGTGCCCGTTCGTACGACGGATGCGATCGCGCCGGCCGGCTCGGTGTGGTCGAGCGTTTCCGACATGTCCAAATGGATGCGTTTCATCCTGGACAGCGGCCGGGTCGGCAATCGACAGCTCATCAAGCCATCGACGTTCGCCGAGCTGCTCACGCCGGAGATCCAGGCGCCGATGGCGGAGTATCCGGCGCTCGAGCTGGCGCATCCACTCTTCTTCAGTTACGCACTCGGCTGGTTCGTGCAGGATTACGACGGCCAGACCGTCTGGATGCACACCGGCAGCATCGACGGCATGTGCGCGCTGATCGGCCTCGAGCCTCGCAAGAAACTCGGCGTCTACGTGCTGGAGAATCTGGATCACGCCGAGCTGCGGCACGCGCTCATGTACAAGGTGTTCGACTCGTACGGCGTGACGGGCAAGACGCCGCCCCGCGATTGGAGCGCTGATCTCAAAGCGCTGTTTGCATCGATGCGTCAGGATCGCGTGTCGCGACGGTCGGCAACGGTGGCGTCGGCGCAACCGGTGCCGGCGTCGATGCCGCTGGATCGCTATGCGGGCACGTACACGGATTCGACGTACGGCACGATCACCGTGACGTCGGCGAACGGGTCGCTGAGCGCGCGCTACGGCAACTGGGACATCGGGGAGCTGACGCACGCCACGTTCGACCGCTTTCGCAGCGTGGCGCGCGACACCCTGGAAGGTGAAAGTGTGTTGACGTTCGTGCCCGACGGCGATGGACACGTGCGCGCCGTGCAGTTCTTCGGTCAGTCGTTTTCTCGAGGGAGCGCGAGTACAGGCCAATGATGACTTTTCGCATGGTTGCCGGCGGTCGCGCCATGGGTGCGCTGCTGTGCCTAACGGTCGCGTCGCAGGCGGGTGCGCAGGGCGCGCCCGAACCGTCGTTCGACAAGACCGACGTGATGGTGCCGATGCGCGACGGCGTGAAGCTGCACACGCTCATCTTCACGCCGCGCAACGCGATGGTCGACCTGCCGATCCTCATGTCGCGGACGCCGTACGGCATCGACGGCATGGGCGAGGCCTTGAGCAGTCCGTCGCTCAAGTACCTGGTCCAGGACGGGTACATCTTCGTGTTCCAGGACATTCGCGGGCGCTTCGAGTCCGAGGGACAGTTCGTGATGCTGCGGCCCGTGCGCAACAAGAAAGATCCGAAGGCCGTGGATGAGAGCACGGACACGTACGACACGATCGACTGGCTGCTCAAGCACGTGCCGCACAACAACGGCCGGGTGGGAATGTTAGGCACGTCGTATCCGGGCTGGCTGACGGTGATGGCGATGCTCGATCCGCACCCGGCGCTGAAAGCCGTGTCGCCGCGGGCATCGCCGGCCGACATGTTCATCGGCGACGACTTCCATCACAACGGCGCGTTCCGGCTGAGCTACGGCTTCGAGTACGCGACGATGATGGAGACGACGAAGCAGATCCAGGCGTTCGCGTTCAACGATTCGGATACGTACGACTGGTATCTCAAGCTCGGATCGCTCGCGAACGTGAACAAGGAGTATCTGCACGATAAGATTCCGACGTGGGACAACTTCGCCGATCATCCGAGCTACGATGCGTTCTGGCAGAAACAGGCCGTTGGGCCGTATCTCGACCGCGTCACCGTGCCGACGTTGAACGTGGCCGGCTGGTGGGATCAGGAAGACTTCTATGGACCGATCAAGATCTACGAGACGCTGGAGAAGCACGACACGAAGAACCTCAACTATCTGGTGGTCGGTCCGTGGAACCACGGCGGCTGGAATTCGCCGAGCGGCGAAAAGTTAGGCGCGATCGACTTCGGCACGCCGGCGTCGGAGGACTTCCGAAAGAACATCGAAGCGCCGTGGTTCGCGTACTGGCTCAAGGGGAAGGGCACCTTCAAGGCGCCGGAAGCGACCACCTTCGAGGCCGGCACGAACGCATGGAAGACCTACGACAGTTGGCCGCCTAAAACAGGCGTGACGGAGAGCAAGCTGTACACGCACGCCGGTCACGCGCTGTCGCTGCAGGCGCCGACCGACAACGGGTCGAGCGCGGCCGACTCCTACGTGTCCGACCCGAAAAATCCGGTGCCGTATCGCAAGCGGCCGATCCTGCCCACGTACGGCA is a genomic window containing:
- a CDS encoding TonB-dependent receptor; amino-acid sequence: MRLAVCAALGIALAFPAPAAHAASVHHRSPANDAGGRPAVTIVGHVVDSTSNAPVAGASVQVEGTQLGAVTDDAGEYRISGVPQGQQTLMARRVGYAARRHTVTVGTDGQLTVDFALPPAATSLDAVIVTGTAGGQQQREIGTAVGTVNAPDVLAKSQASDLSSLLNSRVAGVSIVPSTGRLGSGPNIEIRGISSLSLDNQPLIYIDGVRVSNRTGGGPTTFGNGGFGAQNAGVVGRLNDINPDEIESIQIIKGPAAATIYGTEAANGVIQIITKKGSSGKPVFNFQIQQGGVYFRDPEGRMPTNFAPDSTGAITSFNAIKAQEAAGHPVFTTGKTYDYNASVAGGFSIGNYFVSSNYQDEHGIEPNNFITQYSAHANLNLTPDPKYAIGTSLNYVQGNYHTGADVGLSAMLGAELGQPNIFSVPGADGFYPNVPPNVPQALFDNSDDIHRFTGSATFTHNPISWFTQRLIVGLDYTNEDGRGLEYFAPPALAPFTLGNAAGRIGQTLTSTSLTTADYNGTAKFNLTSAITSATSLGGQWYRTALHESFLGGIGFPGPGITTVSGTATALPSTQGDTINTTIGGYGQEEIGLNDRLFLTGALRVDNNSAFGTQFKWITYPKVSASWIVSEEPFWHLAFVNSLKLRAAYGESGRAPLAFSALRSYLPVQGPGGTNAFTAGGFGNSNLKPERGKELEAGFESDLWDRLHLDFTYFNKHTTDEIVAQPVAPSLGFTGTQFQNLGQVNNHGIELQATLQVLKMPNFGWDITGNFATAHNKIISLGGLPSIITTAGQANRVGFPIAAYFSRKVVSATVDPSTGAVSNVLCAGGAGQGPVDCATAPFVFIGSATPTNTGSVGNTFTFFKKLRLYALVDWKRGYVLANNIDQIRCDGLLGVGECDVNYHPQKYSPVFVAEASVTGFVSQTQDQFFQDASFVKLREVSATYSLPDHLLPGIDHASFTIAARELALWTKFKGPDPEVDQFVTGLTTGSQGVIPPLSRFVATLNLTF
- a CDS encoding CocE/NonD family hydrolase, whose amino-acid sequence is MMTFRMVAGGRAMGALLCLTVASQAGAQGAPEPSFDKTDVMVPMRDGVKLHTLIFTPRNAMVDLPILMSRTPYGIDGMGEALSSPSLKYLVQDGYIFVFQDIRGRFESEGQFVMLRPVRNKKDPKAVDESTDTYDTIDWLLKHVPHNNGRVGMLGTSYPGWLTVMAMLDPHPALKAVSPRASPADMFIGDDFHHNGAFRLSYGFEYATMMETTKQIQAFAFNDSDTYDWYLKLGSLANVNKEYLHDKIPTWDNFADHPSYDAFWQKQAVGPYLDRVTVPTLNVAGWWDQEDFYGPIKIYETLEKHDTKNLNYLVVGPWNHGGWNSPSGEKLGAIDFGTPASEDFRKNIEAPWFAYWLKGKGTFKAPEATTFEAGTNAWKTYDSWPPKTGVTESKLYTHAGHALSLQAPTDNGSSAADSYVSDPKNPVPYRKRPILPTYGKGSTWSRWLVDDQRFLEGRPDVVSWETGPLTEDVTIAGAISAHLFASTTGSDADWIVKLIDVYPDQGESDTTLDGYQLMVANDVFRGRFRTGFDHPEPITPNHTDEYVIDLHTQDYKFLKGHRIMVEVQSTWFPLIDRNPQRYVANIFDAKDSDFTVATESIHRSANAATYVDLPILGSSAGIPGAQH
- a CDS encoding serine hydrolase, which gives rise to MSRHRPFARAAVLGALLCGASPAIARAQKAPDWAAFDKYVAKAARDWRVPGMAIAVVKDDSLVFAKGYGVIELGKPEPVNEHTRFAIGSTTKAMTSAALAMLVDEGKISWDERVIDILPELQLYDSYATHELTVRDLLTHRTGLPDTDLLWIIPQNNLSMDEMIRRLRYVKPESSFRSHWDYQNVVYAIGGLIVERVSGMPWKRFVETRLWDPIGMHESIPLVAELHGQPNVAVPHALVNDTVRRVPVRTTDAIAPAGSVWSSVSDMSKWMRFILDSGRVGNRQLIKPSTFAELLTPEIQAPMAEYPALELAHPLFFSYALGWFVQDYDGQTVWMHTGSIDGMCALIGLEPRKKLGVYVLENLDHAELRHALMYKVFDSYGVTGKTPPRDWSADLKALFASMRQDRVSRRSATVASAQPVPASMPLDRYAGTYTDSTYGTITVTSANGSLSARYGNWDIGELTHATFDRFRSVARDTLEGESVLTFVPDGDGHVRAVQFFGQSFSRGSASTGQ
- a CDS encoding RagB/SusD family nutrient uptake outer membrane protein, producing the protein MASARTVIVALAVVSVSAACNDLTTLEQSNPGQLGPDVFAPQNADLIVNSSRGDFECAFNEYIAASGIFMDEMSDAISQTANFDLDRRSITPDSPYGTNTCDSQQQPGVYTPLSVARASNDVAVQHLEGWTDEQVPDRSHLIAVASAYGGYSLVLMGEGMCSAAFDLGPEEQPQQIFGDAMVRFDTAVAAATRANDATTLNLALLGRARTELDLGNSADAATDAALIPAGFEVDIDHDPTATRRQNLVFIQTIQAQFGSIDTSIINRFVVDSDPRIAVTSTGELGSDGHTVVWFANKDATATAPQALAKFSEAQLIIAENDVNTGDLNDAVTILNTLRSAAHQPAYSGGLTAPAVMADIVEQRRREFFLEGHRLGDIRRLGLPLSPATGAPYVNGGTYADQACFPLPNVERINNPNLDRAAR
- a CDS encoding PDZ domain-containing protein, translated to MSCRRLPRSAARMMQHVRRSLIGFPALVLAVASVQAQGTRFLRRPTVSHDMVAFEYGGDLWVVPRAGGAARRLTSTPSVETDPAFSPDGSMLAYTATVAGNADVYVVPVAGGEPKRLTYHPGGDFVRGWTPDGKKVVFASSRGTVPTPGANSFLRMWTVASTGGMPEQVPMPRAFAGSYSSDATHMAYQPLGVAFFAANWAEPQYSQWRRYRGGRTEPIHIMDLANYSETTLPWANSNDTDPMWVGHTIYFLSDRDGVVNLYSNEQGASQVTELTHNRDYDIMSASAGPDAIVYEQAGYIHLLDIATGRSQQLNITATGDFPWAQPQMKQVASYISSASLSPTGVRAAFEARGDIYTVAADGSYRNLTQSSGVHDRDPVWSPDGTHIAWFSDSTGEYQLMIGDQTGESAPRAIPLPSPAYFTAPTWSPDAKHITMRDTHAKLWVVDVTNGHFAPIDSDTFDDPGRGFDAAWSPDSRWVAYSKSLRSHMRAIFLYSLDAGKTYQITDGLADAVSPAFDAGGKYLYFMASTDIALRMGWLDMSEMDHTLHRSAYLVVLDANDPSPLTPPPSDEPPRNVAEMPAQMPAAHAAPPNAARAARAAGPARPAAAPAGASHVQIDIAGIESRIVPLGIPGAEYTSLVPGSAGTFFYLERRPQPSIGRPPQQLWEYVLAAQKPMPFLDGVQSYTVSADGKKILYEAGRNHWGIVPTDKPATPGEGSLKVDQLETMVDPKAEWAEIFRETWRTQREFFYDAKMHGNDWNQIYDKYKVFVPYLEHRADLDYLIASVGGELTVGHSYIESEGDLPDTAQVSVGLLGADLALDHGRYRIQHIYTAGSWNPHLQAPLAVPGLKVAEGDYLLEVNGNALAAPTNPYSLFVGTAGKPTTLRVSHSPSTAGSWLVTVEPIPDDEQLRTQAWVDENRRTVDKLSGGKLAYVWLPNTSVAGFTAFNRYYFAQQDKQGVVVDERYNQGGSVADYIVDQMSRQLMGYFAERAGDVVTMPMVGIMGPKVMIVNESAGSGGDALPYYFRVAKLGPLVGTRTWGGLVGTLGVPLSVDNGAITAPDLAFYDVNGKWAVENEGITPDIEVTETPADVIHGHDPQLERAVAEALKLLKEHPAPNAPRPAPIDRVTTGVATTRSGGNQ